One genomic segment of Terrihabitans soli includes these proteins:
- a CDS encoding quinone oxidoreductase family protein has protein sequence MPKAVVVSAFGGTEVLSFKDMPSKKPGAGELRVRAIAIGVNFIDVYHRTGLYPQPLPFVLGKEMAGVVEEVGEGVTGFRKGDRVASATVSGSYAEEITAPESIFVKVPDGISDEMAAAMMLKGMTARYLLRKTFAVGPGHTILFHAASGGVGSIATQWAHHLGATVIGTVGSEEKAKLARQNGVDHTILYRSEDVAKRVAEITKGAKCDVVYDSVGNTTYIGSLDSLKPLGMFVLFGQSSGPVKGFDPSMLAARGSLFMTRPTLFNYTATRETLDETANDLFGVVASGKVKIEIGARFALKDVADAHRALEGRETTGSTILIP, from the coding sequence ATGCCCAAAGCCGTTGTCGTCTCCGCGTTCGGCGGAACGGAAGTTCTGTCCTTCAAGGATATGCCGTCGAAGAAGCCCGGTGCCGGTGAATTGCGGGTCCGCGCGATCGCGATCGGCGTCAACTTCATCGACGTCTATCACCGCACCGGACTCTATCCGCAGCCGCTGCCTTTCGTGCTCGGCAAGGAGATGGCCGGCGTTGTCGAAGAGGTCGGCGAGGGGGTTACGGGCTTCAGAAAAGGCGACCGGGTCGCGTCTGCGACCGTCTCCGGTTCATACGCCGAAGAGATCACCGCGCCGGAAAGCATCTTCGTCAAAGTGCCGGACGGAATTTCCGACGAGATGGCCGCGGCCATGATGCTGAAGGGCATGACGGCCCGCTATCTCCTGCGCAAGACATTCGCGGTCGGCCCCGGCCACACGATCCTTTTTCACGCGGCGTCCGGCGGCGTCGGATCGATCGCGACCCAATGGGCGCATCATCTTGGCGCAACCGTCATCGGCACGGTCGGCAGCGAAGAGAAGGCAAAACTCGCGCGTCAGAACGGCGTCGATCACACCATTCTCTACCGCAGCGAGGATGTGGCCAAGCGCGTCGCGGAAATCACCAAGGGCGCCAAATGCGATGTCGTCTACGACAGCGTCGGCAACACGACCTATATCGGCTCGCTCGACAGCCTGAAGCCTCTCGGAATGTTCGTCCTGTTCGGACAATCTTCGGGACCGGTGAAGGGTTTCGATCCGTCGATGCTGGCGGCGCGCGGCTCGCTGTTCATGACGCGGCCGACTTTGTTCAACTACACCGCAACGCGCGAAACGCTGGACGAGACGGCGAACGATCTGTTCGGCGTTGTTGCGTCCGGCAAAGTGAAGATCGAGATCGGCGCGCGCTTTGCGCTGAAGGATGTCGCCGATGCGCACCGCGCGCTGGAAGGGCGCGAGACGACCGGATCGACGATTTTGATTCCGTAG
- the rimO gene encoding 30S ribosomal protein S12 methylthiotransferase RimO: MDDRPAARVGLVSLGCPKALVDSERIITQLRAEGYELSKTYAGADVVIVNTCGFLDSAKAESLQAIGEAMAENGKVVVTGCMGAQPELIRDKFPDVLAITGPQAYESVVGAVHQAVPPRHDPYMDLVPPQGLRLTPRHYAYLKISEGCNNRCSFCIIPQLRGDLVSRPAGDVLREAEKLVKAGVKELLVISQDTSAYGVDVKYAESRWQDREVRTKFLDLCRELGTLGAWTRLHYVYPYPHVDEAIPLMAEGKILPYLDIPLQHASPNVLRAMKRPAHQEKTLERIRRWREICPDITVRSTFITGFPGETDADFEMMLDWLDEAQLDRVGCFPYEPVSGAPANDLAAPVPEEIKLERHRRFMEKQEEISAQKLEAKIGKTLDVIIDEADDGGAQGRTKGDAPEIDGLVHIRTRKKLASGDIVSVKIEDADEHDLFGVA; this comes from the coding sequence ATGGATGACAGACCCGCCGCGCGTGTGGGGCTCGTCAGTCTCGGCTGCCCCAAGGCACTGGTCGACAGCGAGCGCATCATCACCCAGCTCAGGGCCGAAGGCTATGAGCTGTCGAAGACCTATGCCGGTGCCGATGTCGTCATCGTCAACACCTGCGGTTTCCTCGATTCCGCCAAAGCCGAAAGCCTTCAGGCCATCGGCGAGGCCATGGCCGAAAACGGCAAGGTCGTCGTCACCGGCTGCATGGGCGCCCAGCCCGAACTGATCCGCGACAAGTTTCCGGATGTGCTCGCGATCACCGGCCCGCAGGCCTATGAAAGCGTTGTCGGCGCGGTGCATCAGGCGGTGCCGCCCAGGCACGATCCCTATATGGATCTTGTGCCGCCGCAGGGCCTGCGCCTCACGCCGCGCCATTACGCCTATCTGAAGATTTCCGAAGGCTGCAACAATCGCTGCTCCTTCTGCATCATCCCGCAGCTGCGCGGCGATCTCGTCTCGCGGCCGGCGGGAGATGTTTTACGTGAGGCGGAGAAGCTGGTTAAGGCCGGCGTCAAGGAACTGCTTGTCATTTCGCAGGATACCAGCGCCTACGGCGTCGATGTGAAATATGCGGAAAGCCGCTGGCAGGATCGCGAAGTTCGTACGAAGTTTTTAGATCTTTGCCGCGAACTCGGCACGCTCGGCGCCTGGACGCGCCTGCATTATGTCTACCCCTACCCGCATGTCGACGAGGCCATTCCGCTGATGGCGGAGGGCAAGATACTGCCTTATCTCGACATCCCGCTGCAGCATGCGAGCCCGAACGTGCTGCGCGCCATGAAGCGCCCGGCGCATCAGGAAAAGACGCTGGAGCGCATCCGCCGCTGGCGCGAGATCTGCCCCGACATCACCGTGCGCTCGACCTTCATCACCGGCTTCCCCGGCGAGACCGATGCCGATTTTGAGATGATGCTCGACTGGCTGGATGAGGCGCAGCTCGATCGTGTCGGCTGCTTCCCCTATGAGCCCGTCTCCGGCGCGCCGGCAAACGATCTTGCCGCGCCGGTGCCCGAAGAGATCAAACTCGAGCGCCACCGCCGCTTTATGGAAAAGCAGGAAGAGATCTCGGCGCAAAAGCTCGAAGCCAAGATCGGCAAGACGCTCGATGTCATCATCGATGAAGCGGACGACGGCGGTGCGCAGGGCCGCACCAAAGGCGATGCGCCAGAGATCGACGGTCTCGTGCATATCCGCACGAGAAAGAAGCTCGCCTCCGGCGATATCGTCAGCGTCAAGATCGAAGACGCCGACGAGCACGATCTGTTCGGCGTCGCCTGA
- a CDS encoding ferritin-like domain-containing protein translates to MSVKSMDDLFLHLLKDMYHAEKQVLKALPKMAKNSESSELKDAFETHLKETEGQVERLEKVFDLLGKRAQGKPCAAMEGLVEEGKEAMDEIEDAEVLDAALLAGAQAVEHYEISRYGTLIAWAKQIGLKEAVSLLEQNLNEEKNADKILNQIALSSVNKVAA, encoded by the coding sequence ATGAGCGTCAAATCGATGGACGATCTGTTCCTTCATCTTCTGAAGGATATGTATCACGCCGAAAAACAGGTTCTGAAGGCGCTGCCGAAAATGGCGAAGAATTCGGAATCGTCCGAACTGAAGGATGCATTCGAGACGCATCTGAAAGAAACCGAAGGCCAGGTCGAGCGCCTTGAGAAAGTCTTCGATCTTCTCGGCAAGCGGGCGCAAGGCAAACCCTGCGCGGCGATGGAAGGCCTTGTCGAGGAAGGCAAGGAAGCCATGGACGAAATCGAAGACGCCGAGGTTCTCGACGCCGCCCTCCTCGCCGGCGCACAGGCTGTCGAGCACTATGAGATCTCGCGCTACGGCACGCTGATCGCGTGGGCCAAGCAGATCGGCCTGAAAGAGGCCGTGAGCTTGCTCGAGCAGAACCTCAACGAAGAGAAGAACGCCGACAAGATTTTGAACCAGATCGCGCTCTCGAGCGTCAACAAGGTGGCGGCCTAA